Genomic DNA from Acomys russatus chromosome 24, mAcoRus1.1, whole genome shotgun sequence:
CCAGGCTCTTCCTGTTTCCGAGGCATATGTCTTGTCCTTGGTTTCCAGAGCCCTCCAAGAACAAAACCCGGAATATGCACACCCATTTCCAGCTCACAAAGGCCCCACTATTAATTTTGCCCCTGTGATGCCCCCATAGCTGTTCTAGTCACTTTTCCCCAACCTtaatcccccccccacccccaaccagtAAGAAAGCCAAAGGCCTAGTCCTGATGGGGAGGAGAACAAAAGCTCTTCCTGTATCTTCCCTCCTGTGGCAAGAAAGTGGCCTCCTTAAGTAGATGACCACAGACCCTGAAGAAAGTGCGAGTGGTGAGGAATAACTCAAAACCAGGGATGGGACACGGGAGAAGGGCCGTGTTATCATCGACAGGTCTGTTCTGAGGAACTGGGGCCCAGCTCCAGCCTTAGGACCAGATGTTACTGAAGAAACAGCTCTCTACAGAAAGCTTAGCACAAACAAACTCCCTTCCTAAATACGGTCCAGCCGTTGGAGTCCCCCAAATCCAGTGTGGGGGACGCAGAGCTATTCTACACTCCCTCCAGATGCTCATTCTTCCCCAAGTGGACTGTGAGACCGGCAGTGGTGCAAGGAAAAGTGGCTGGGGGTTCAGCCCAGTCCCCAGTCCTTCATCCATGACGTTTCTGCAATACCCTTccactcacgtgtgtgtgtgtgtgtgtgtgtgtgtgtgtgtgtgtgtacatctatatATACCCACATAGACAAAAAGCAAACAGCTTTACCCAAGCAAGTGACTCTCAGTGCCAAGTAGCACAATCACCAGTGGAAATGGTggggagacggggggggggggggggggtcgcggGAGACATGAGAAAGTTCTGCTCTACAGTTCACAGTTCTAGAGGAGGTGGAGGGAtgaggactgggggaggggagccaagCAGCATACAAACTAAATACAGATGCCCCTCTaactcctctttctctgtttcctcttctcaacTCCCCCTTCATAGCAGTGGGACGGTCCGCAGCTTCTTCAGTCTTGTTGCCTTGCAATTCTCAcacacaattagaaaaaaaaagaagaaaaaaaaaaaaaaaaaaaaaggaaagaatatcgGAGTTTTGGTGGGATGTGTTATCTACTAAGCATCACAAGGAGAAATCTCTATTCAGAAACCAGTCTAGCCTTGGTGACTGGACCAACAATAAACTGGTCCAACTTTTGGAAAGATCTAGAGCTCCTGACTCTGGGGACTAGAGCCCTAGTTCTTTGCTTGCACATAGCCCATCCCACCTACTGACTCTCAGAAGACAGGATAAGAACTCAAAGGGTTAGGTACCCTCCATGCTTCAGGGTTCTTAACCCTTAGGAGCCCAGCAGGAAAGAGAGTGTGGGGGTATAGGTAGGAAGTTGAAGGGAGGctttggagggaggggaaaacccaCTAGAAGGCCTAGGAACTGAATAATTAACAGAGCAAATGTCTgcagcagagagaaaaaaaaaaaaaggaggagtgaGAAAGAGGCCTAGAGAGCTGagaaaacagcagaaagaaacaaattaactCAGGACTCACACTTCAACACTGTAGGGTCCATATACCTTTCCCCCATTTAATACAAGCAGAGAAGCTGAGGCTtagagaggttaagagccctgtgcGAGGTAAAGCCTCAGAAATATTAAACAGCTGAGCACAAGTCTGTTTGCAAGGCTCCATCTCTTTCCACTAAATCACAGACCTctgagaagggggggaggggccaAGGCAGAGCTTGGAGGCAAGCAGGGAATGGAGCAAAGAGTCGGGGAGAAGGTACAGCCATGCTACCTGCTTCTCAGAGCGCGAGGAGAGAGTCTGGATTagaccagagatgccaggccTCTTTCTGGGGCCAGCTCTAGTCCACAAGGGTCTCCTGGCTATAAGGAATAGATTTCTCATGCAtctgctctcctcccttccccatgtTGGGGCCGGGACCCTGGCTGTGCCCAGAAGAGTAACTGGCCGACTTCTCCCCGCTGCTGCTGTGCGGGCTGCCCTTGCACCTGCTCTGATCACAGCAGAGCATGGAGGTACAAGCTCGGCGAAAGCGAGGGTCAAAGAAGGCGTAGAGGAAGGGGTTGAGGCAGCTGTTGACGTAGCTGATGCAGGTGCAGTAGGGGAAGACGTTCATGAGGAAGCTGTCGAAGTCACAGGGCCAGTGCAGCAAGTTGCCCAGCATGTAGAGCGTCTTCACCAGGTGGTAAGGCATCCAGCACAGGGCAAAGGTCACCACAAGCACCACGATGATGCTGAGCAGCCGGCGCCTCTTCCGCAGGCCCTCAATGCGCTCCTTTCGGAAGTGGCTAGCGATGGTTTGGGCAATGAAGAAGTAGCATGTCAGCATGACTGTGAAGGGCACCACAAAGCCTACGGCAGTAGAGGACACCCCAAGGCCCACCTCCCAGGcccactctgagttcgaggtggCCACCATGGAGTAGTCCATATAGCACTGGACCTTGGTGCTGTTTTCTGAGTTACCGGTGGACCGGAACACCATGACAGGCACGGCAAGGAGGGCAGCCAGCACCCACAAGACCGCTGTGGCTACAGCTCCGCTGACCCGCAGCCTGAGTCGAGCATTAGCCACTGGCCTGACAATGGCCAGGTACCGGTCAAAGCTGAGGCCAGTGAGGCAGAAGACGCTGGCATACATGTTGACAAAGATGAGGTAGCTGCTGAGCTTGCAGGAGAAGGTTCCAAAGGGCCAGTCAAATTCCCGGTAGGTATAAGTGGCCCACAGCGGCAAAGTCACCACAAAAGTCAGGTCAGCCACTGCCAGGCTGGCAATGAAGATGTCAGCTGAGCGTCTCTTCTCCCGGCTGCTCCGAAACACGGTCCAGAGCACCAAGCCATTGCCTGTGGTGCCTAGAAGGAAGACCAGCATGTAGATGGCGGGGATGAGAGCCCCAGACGAAGTCCAGTCTTCATAGTCACACTCAGACTGGTTGTCGTAGTAGTTGTAATTGTCATCTTCCATAGCGGTGACTGGAGTGAAGGTAGGCAGGGAGTCCCAGGGACACCAGATCCGGAGCTGTGTCACCAACTCGGCAAGCACCCGCAAGGTTTGGCTTGAACCTCAGAGTCAGAGGTCTGCCTGTGCTTAGAGCCCGTCCTGGCATGCAGACCAGGCCCCTCTGGGAGCCCGGGCCAGCAGGATGTGCTCTTTCTCCAGCAGCTTCACTCTACCTTCCCTGTCCTACCCCCAGCTCAGCCAAGACACTTCCTTGCACCCTCCTGAGTCTCCTCCTAAACTCcacactccctcctcccacctccaggcCAAAACCCCTCCCTCTCTAGCGACTCTTAAGATCTTTAAGTTacagcccacttttttttttccccttcttgcCACTGGGTAAGTAGACTAAATTGACCCCTACTGTGCTGGGCGGACAATTATCTGTCCTTTGCaagcctgctgctcctcctggccccacctcctctctctggcTGCCTCCAGCCTTCTCCTCAGATTCTTTACTCTGCTTTCCTCTGGCCACCACCTCAAGCCTGCCTTTTTCTGACAGTATCTATCCCCTTCCTCAGTCTTCACCCTCCTGCTCTCACCCTCTCCCAACCCTTCTAAGTGGGACAAATTATGCAGATTGAAATCCAGTTTGACCTGATTCCAGGGCAGAGAGGGTGTGACATTTCACAGGGGGGTCCCAGCATCTGGACTGTCCCTGCTGACCCTGCGCTCTCACCACACACCCACCAAGATGGGAGGCTGAGATTCTGCACTTCCTTCATTCCTCTCTACGACTTGGCGTCAACCCTCTTTCTGAGAACGTTGGTATTTCGCAGACAAAAGCACAGTGAAATTTCTCTATAGCTCACAAGCTGCTGGCCCAGGCCAGAGCTTGTAGTTTGCAGATAGAGATGTTAGAAAGTTGGTGACAGAGTGACCAGAGTGATGAGAGAAACCGGGACAAAATGACTCCTAGCCATGCCATTAAATctatagggaaactgaggcttaaggTAAGTGTctcagcagataaagcactcatatacaataaataaaataatgtgtgtgttttttttttaaaggtgagtGTCTCACCAAAGATCAGGGTAAATTTTGTTGTGGTTGGctgcttacttttcttcttctctaaaGCCCACATGGAACATGGTTCTAGCGTCTTCAGGGATCTTCTGACTGTTGCACGAATAAAGTAGATGGACAAATTAGGAAAAgagcaaggaaaggaaaggaataaatgtATGAATTACTACGTGGTAAGAAGATGAACTCAGTTCAGTCCTCCGAGTCTTACCAACACTCATGGGCCAAGAGGTTCCGGAAGACTGCATAGGGTCAGGAAGTTGGGTTAGAGGAGAgtacagaagaagaaacagaccCAGAGCAGACGGTGCAGTCGCCCTCCCATCTGGCCTCCTCTCCAGGACTTC
This window encodes:
- the Aplnr gene encoding apelin receptor — translated: MEDDNYNYYDNQSECDYEDWTSSGALIPAIYMLVFLLGTTGNGLVLWTVFRSSREKRRSADIFIASLAVADLTFVVTLPLWATYTYREFDWPFGTFSCKLSSYLIFVNMYASVFCLTGLSFDRYLAIVRPVANARLRLRVSGAVATAVLWVLAALLAVPVMVFRSTGNSENSTKVQCYMDYSMVATSNSEWAWEVGLGVSSTAVGFVVPFTVMLTCYFFIAQTIASHFRKERIEGLRKRRRLLSIIVVLVVTFALCWMPYHLVKTLYMLGNLLHWPCDFDSFLMNVFPYCTCISYVNSCLNPFLYAFFDPRFRRACTSMLCCDQSRCKGSPHSSSGEKSASYSSGHSQGPGPNMGKGGEQMHEKSIPYSQETLVD